One part of the Rutidosis leptorrhynchoides isolate AG116_Rl617_1_P2 chromosome 1, CSIRO_AGI_Rlap_v1, whole genome shotgun sequence genome encodes these proteins:
- the LOC139851907 gene encoding secreted RxLR effector protein 161-like gives MSMLEELHFFLGQEVKQLSTGIFIEQSKYISDMSRKFNFPEMKISPTPMSINISLHADLDGQLFDQTLYRSLISSLMYLTASKLDIMFAVCLCTRFQANPRYSHYKAVMRIFSYLKGTPDLGLWYPFGTGFNLMAFTDADHGGDQVKRKSTSGGLQFLGSKLVSWSSRKQNCISLSTTESEYIAAASCCSQVLWMQTQLFDYGFKFHKILIYCDSQSAITITSNPVYHS, from the coding sequence atgagcatgctcgaAGAACTTCATTTCTTTCTGGGACAAGAAGTTAAACAACTTTCAACGGGGATTTTCATCGAACAATCGAAATACATTTCCGACATGTCCAGAAAGTTCAACTTCCCTGAGATGAAAATCAGCCCCACTCCAATGTCAATCAACATATCATTACATGCCGATCTGGATGGTCAACTTTTTGATCAAACTCTCTATAGGAGCCTAATTAGCTCATTGATGTATCTCACTGCTAGCAAACTCGACATCATGTTTGCTGTATGTCTTTGTACCCGATTTCAAGCCAACCCTAGATACTCTCACTACAAAGCTGTAATGAGAATATTTAGCTATCTCAAAGGCACGCCTGATCTTGGACTCTGGTATCCCTTCGGGACTGGATTCAATCTTATGGCATTCACGGATGCTGATCATGGTGGTGATCAAGTAAAACGGAAAAGCACTTCTGGTGGTCTCCAATTTCTCGGTAGTAAATTAGTCAGCTGGTCTTCTCGCAAACAAAACTGCATCTCTCTTTCCACCACTGAGTCTGAATACATTGCAGCTGCCAGCTGTTGCtcacaagtactgtggatgcaaactcaactattTGACTACGGATTCAAATTTCACAAAATCCTGATCTACTGCGACTCTCAGAGTGCCATTACTATCACTAGCAACCCGGTGTACCACTCTTGA